Within the Rosa rugosa chromosome 2, drRosRugo1.1, whole genome shotgun sequence genome, the region TCTTGAAGACTTGCTCAAGGAGAGGCTACATGGTCAGATAGGCTGGTCTGTGCATAGGCCTGGTTTGTTAATCGGTAGTTCTTCTAGGACTTTGTACAATTTTATGGGTAGTTTATGTGTTTATGGGACTATTTGTAAGCATTTAAATCTCCCTTTTGTGTTTGGAGGGACAAAAAAGTGTTGGGAAGAGACTTGTATTGATGGCTCAGATGCAAGGCTAGTAGCTGATCAACACATTTGGGCAGCCACAAATGTTGATTTGGATGATCATAGCAATTTGTTTAATGCGATCAACGGTCCAAGTTTTACATGGAAGGAGATCTGGAAAGCTGTTGCAGAAAAGCTTGGAGTACAAGTATCAGAAGAACACACATTTTCTGAGGACTTCTGGTATTCAAAAGCCATGGCTGACAAGCAACAAGTGTGGGAACAAATTGTAGCAGAAAAAGGGCTGGTTGAAACTGAGATGGACAATTTGGCCAATTGGGATTTCTTGGATGTTCTGTTTCGCTGCCCGGTTAAGATTTTGGGGACTCGAGAAAAAGTTGATGGACTTGGTTTTACTGTAAGGTACAAGACAGTGGATGCAATTATGTATTGGATAGATTGTATGAGAGATGAGAAACTAATACCTTAAATTAAGCATGGTTTTGACTTGGTTTAGATTGATTTTAAGTTTGGGGAATGTGGAGCACCATAAACTAGAGCAATGCTGTGCCCTGTACATGGTTTTCTGTTGACTGCCCTCTTCTTGGTTGCTTATTTTATGATCACACAGGTGTTTTTGGTTAATGGAATAATACAGATGCATTGTTTTCTTCTCAATTCTCTCCTGTTTTCACTCATCTTGTCTTGGGGTGTTTCCTTTTTCAGCCAAAACTTGGCATATTTTTGTGTTTAACTGGGGGGCTGCATTGTCTATTTATTCATTGTTTTTTATGCATTATCATCCCCcccaacaaatttttttattttttattttatttttttctaccAAACTTCTCATCTTCACAAGGTTCACCACTGGCTGGCCACATGCTCGATCAGTAGACTCCCCATAATCTGTTTTCTGTCAAAATATTCTGACTTTATCTTCATTTGTAAGATGAATATAGCAATATTTGAATGTTTGGCTACCAAATGCAAATCATAGGGTTCGGTGGGTGTCTACTGAATTCTCATTTTTAAGTGGTTCTTGCAAGGTTTGATAGGCAACAAACACTCTAAACACCGTATTTAGCTAAACACCAAACACTATAGAAAACATTTGGTTATAGTGGGGTTCAGTGGCTCATTACCAAAAACTGCAGGATCCTTATTCAAAGCGAGGATACAGTAGTTATCTTTTTCATATAGAAAACAGTTATGATGATTGGTAAGCAAATGAGGAGGTCCATTAAAATTTGTCTACATTAGATTACATGAAGAGTGATAACTGAAGTATAAGCCTCACAGTATAACTCAATTTCGACATGCAGTTTATCCATGGCAGTCTAGTGATTTTATTATTTAGTATGCTTCCCTTGCTACATTGCTAAAGTTCATGGTTACATAAATAGGATCTCAATACACTGTAACTATCATGAAGAGCTCTGGTAATGAGAGCCATAAATCTAAGCCATCATATGAGCTATGTTGACTTGTCACCATGAGCGTAATTAAGAAGGCAACTGAAAAACTTGAGTTTGTACCACAACTAGCATATTTCTGCCTATGGGAAAGGCTCCCAAACTTGTTCTCCTGTATCAACTATCAACAGTATTACGAACAGTCCTTATGAAAAGGGCAACGAGCCAGATGCAAGTTCATGTTAATCCGATAAAGATAATTGAAGGATGGCAACAAGCTCGCCAGCAACTATGAGCACTCATCTTTGCTCTGTTGATAAACATGAACTTTCCTGCAAAACCAATAACCAAAGCATTCCTTCAGCTATCAAGCTCTACTAGTTTCATCACCTCTTTCACAAGTTCCTGCAATGTAAACATGGTAAAATTATGTTAACTGGAAAAATgaggaaaattaaaaagaatgaGTAACATAAGTCATATCCAGCAGTTACAAGTCTTTTCTCTATGCTGACTTCCTTCAGAAGGAAAAGAACAGAAGAAAACCACAGAGACCCCTCATCTGTTGTATGACACATGTGCCTTCGAAACTTTACTACAAAAGAAACCTTGTGTTTTGGAAGTTCGTCATGGTTGATGACAAGAAATATGCCTTATTCTGTGACTAAATCTCTGGGCTCTGGCCTGTGGTCAGTACCAAGTGAATAGGGAAAGTCCAAGTGATTATAGGGCACATTTCTTGTTCTGGATCTCTCTCAACTGTGAATGTCAATGAAAGAGAAGAATGGATCtcagaacacacacacacatatggggggggggggggggggggagagggagggagggagagagatatTCGGAAATGTATGCAACATCTCTTTTCCTTCTTCACTTTCTTTGCATCAAAACTGTAATGAAACTCCCAAATTAATTAGATACAACTATACAAGGTATGCTTGGTGTGAATCTATTACCAGGGATAGTGAGTTTTCATAGCAGGATACACAATTGACAGTCATCTTTACCATGCTTCCTTAGTTACATTGATATAACATAACTAAAGTTCATTAATTCATTCATTTCATTGTATAATGCATCCAAAAAATATTTGCAACTATCCTCAAGAATTCTTGTAAGGAGCTAGAGAAGGATACGATTGTGTGATTAATTTGCTGATTATAATACTAGTGCATAAGAATGCTTATTTCTATGGCTGGGCAGATTGAAGACCCTCTGCCACTTGAGCTTTGAGTTGTTCCAGCAATTCATTCATGCTAGTACTTTTGCCTCTTTCTGATGACTT harbors:
- the LOC133727917 gene encoding (S)-8-oxocitronellyl enol synthase CYC2; amino-acid sequence: MAAEETKKPEAAAIDNVAAIFGVTGLVGKVLARKLISTPKWKVYGIARAPDHQIIPIDQSSSNFHFIQCDLLNPLETQKRLPLLQDVTHVFWVTWASQYQLDSIECCDQNRAMMSNALDAILPGAMALRHVSLQTGMKHYVSLQGPFDETKEARYYNEESPRVNPSYNFYYVLEDLLKERLHGQIGWSVHRPGLLIGSSSRTLYNFMGSLCVYGTICKHLNLPFVFGGTKKCWEETCIDGSDARLVADQHIWAATNVDLDDHSNLFNAINGPSFTWKEIWKAVAEKLGVQVSEEHTFSEDFWYSKAMADKQQVWEQIVAEKGLVETEMDNLANWDFLDVLFRCPVKILGTREKVDGLGFTVRYKTVDAIMYWIDCMRDEKLIP